One Brachybacterium aquaticum genomic region harbors:
- a CDS encoding efflux RND transporter permease subunit codes for MNRLATLSLNNRSFIALVCIAVSIIGVFVMTTMRQELIPSVSLPQIQVMTTAPGSSSEQVRDRITAPIEQSLSGLENVEGTSSTSQAGLSIVTVELTYGTDTARSSNQVDAALSRIEDQLPSDADPQVIAGGTSDLPAVVLSVSSDLSPADLASRLEASVTPELERVDGVSSVAVIGAPEEIVRITPDEAAMAEHGLTDNDITTALDASGLSLPGGSVTDDGRTLDVVLGQSVDSVESLEAIMLIPETDTGTDAQPQAPPQPVALSEVATVERTEQDATSISRTNGRESLVLMVTATVDGNVVDISDGVESVLDDTLPGVGGSAEADVVFDQAPFIEESILALAEEGLLGLLFAIGVILLFLRRVRPTVVTAISIPTSLLIAFIGMYVTGYTLNMLTLAALTISIGRVVDDSIVVIENITRHLAYGKTKRRAILDGVGEVAGAITASTLATVVVFLPIAVVAGMAGELFRPFALTVGIAMLSSLLVALTIVPVLAYWFLRPPKGHEDVDPEDAAQVAKVREEAEAKEERTWLHRIYAPLLHLVLDTLPRRLITLVAAVAILVGTVFLLPLVNISFLGDSGQNIASITQTLAPGTSLQQSSEKATESEDALLEIDGVQTVQTTIGGGGFGFGGGENEVSFSITTDPDADQEVLLDEMVAALEALPEPGDVEAADIASPTGSNSVDILITGPTAEDRQAANDAILAELDPVPNGVSEVTSDLQADQPTAVVTVDREAAAQRGLTEEAVIGMVAQQMYPGAIGTITLDDKELDIYVEGGESIDTFNQLQDITLMSTIPLQDVATVEESLSRPEIATQDGLETVTVSVVPSGEDVSVATEAANDAIDAADLPEGVEATIGGTAADIDETFGQLGIAMLAAILLVYVLLVWIFKSLIQPLILLVSIPFAAIGSLGLLIITGVPLGLPSMIGLLMLVGIVVTNAIVLIDLVNQYRRAGMGLEAALHLGAAKRLRPILMTAAATIFALIPMALGITGNGGFIAQPLAVVVIGGLISSTLLTLVIVPVLYRMTEGPGERRRLREEERMAGLRDRRAGGGSAGGGSARAGSAGVSSADGHAADAAAADEPSASAPRPAATATAQQRDLAQRRPDLRSGAASAGTAGTAGAAGTAGSSPRRSLKERGGIVGLVKKRLGRD; via the coding sequence GAACGTGGAGGGCACCTCCTCCACCTCGCAGGCCGGCCTGTCGATCGTCACCGTCGAGCTCACCTACGGCACCGACACCGCCCGCTCCTCCAACCAGGTCGACGCCGCGCTCAGCCGCATCGAGGACCAGCTGCCGTCGGACGCGGACCCGCAGGTCATCGCCGGCGGCACGAGCGACCTGCCCGCCGTGGTCCTCTCCGTCTCCTCCGACCTCTCGCCAGCCGATCTCGCCTCTCGCCTCGAGGCCTCCGTGACCCCGGAGCTCGAGCGCGTGGACGGCGTGTCCTCCGTCGCCGTGATCGGCGCCCCGGAGGAGATCGTCCGCATCACCCCGGACGAGGCCGCGATGGCCGAGCACGGCCTGACCGACAACGACATCACCACGGCGCTGGACGCCTCCGGCCTGTCCCTGCCGGGCGGCTCGGTCACCGATGACGGCCGCACCCTGGACGTGGTGCTCGGGCAGAGCGTGGACAGCGTCGAGAGCCTCGAGGCGATCATGCTGATCCCCGAGACCGACACCGGCACCGACGCACAGCCTCAGGCGCCGCCTCAGCCCGTCGCGCTCTCCGAGGTCGCGACCGTCGAGCGCACCGAGCAGGACGCCACCTCCATCTCCCGCACCAACGGGCGCGAGTCGCTCGTGCTCATGGTGACTGCGACCGTGGACGGCAACGTCGTGGACATCTCCGACGGCGTCGAGTCCGTCCTCGACGACACCCTCCCGGGCGTCGGCGGCTCCGCCGAGGCGGACGTCGTCTTCGACCAGGCCCCCTTCATCGAGGAGTCGATCCTGGCGCTCGCCGAGGAGGGTCTGCTGGGCCTGCTCTTCGCGATCGGCGTGATCCTGCTGTTCCTGCGCCGCGTGCGCCCCACTGTGGTCACCGCGATCTCGATCCCGACCTCGCTGCTCATCGCATTCATCGGCATGTACGTCACCGGGTACACGCTGAACATGCTGACCCTGGCGGCGCTGACGATCTCCATCGGCCGCGTGGTCGACGACTCGATCGTGGTCATCGAGAACATCACCCGCCACCTCGCCTACGGCAAGACCAAGCGCCGGGCGATCCTCGACGGCGTCGGCGAGGTCGCCGGCGCCATCACCGCCTCCACCCTCGCCACCGTCGTGGTGTTCCTGCCGATCGCCGTGGTCGCGGGCATGGCCGGGGAGCTGTTCCGGCCCTTCGCCCTCACCGTCGGCATCGCGATGCTGTCCTCCCTGCTGGTGGCGCTGACGATCGTGCCGGTGCTCGCGTACTGGTTCCTCAGGCCGCCGAAGGGGCACGAGGACGTCGACCCCGAGGACGCCGCGCAGGTCGCGAAGGTCCGCGAGGAGGCCGAGGCGAAGGAGGAGCGCACCTGGCTCCATCGGATCTACGCCCCGCTGCTGCACCTGGTGCTCGACACCCTGCCGCGCCGCCTCATCACCCTCGTGGCCGCCGTCGCGATCCTGGTCGGCACCGTGTTCCTGCTGCCGCTGGTGAACATCTCCTTCCTCGGCGACAGCGGGCAGAACATCGCCTCGATCACCCAGACCCTGGCGCCCGGCACGAGCCTTCAGCAGTCCTCCGAGAAGGCCACCGAGTCCGAGGACGCGCTGCTGGAGATCGACGGCGTCCAGACCGTGCAGACCACCATCGGCGGCGGCGGGTTCGGCTTCGGTGGCGGCGAGAACGAGGTCAGCTTCTCGATCACCACCGATCCCGACGCCGACCAGGAGGTGCTGCTGGACGAGATGGTCGCCGCGCTCGAGGCCCTGCCCGAGCCCGGTGACGTCGAGGCCGCGGACATCGCCTCCCCGACCGGCTCCAACTCGGTGGACATCCTCATCACCGGCCCCACCGCGGAGGACCGCCAGGCCGCGAACGACGCGATCCTCGCCGAGCTCGACCCGGTCCCGAACGGCGTCTCCGAGGTCACCAGCGACCTGCAGGCCGACCAGCCGACGGCCGTGGTGACCGTGGACCGCGAGGCCGCCGCGCAGCGCGGCCTCACGGAGGAGGCCGTGATCGGCATGGTCGCCCAGCAGATGTACCCCGGCGCGATCGGGACCATCACCCTGGACGACAAGGAGCTGGACATCTACGTCGAGGGCGGCGAGTCCATCGACACCTTCAACCAGCTGCAGGACATCACCCTCATGAGCACGATCCCGTTGCAGGACGTCGCCACCGTCGAGGAGTCCCTCTCCCGCCCGGAGATCGCCACCCAGGACGGTCTGGAGACGGTGACCGTGTCCGTCGTCCCGTCCGGGGAGGACGTGTCGGTCGCGACCGAGGCCGCGAACGACGCGATCGACGCCGCGGACCTGCCCGAGGGCGTCGAGGCGACGATCGGCGGCACCGCCGCGGACATCGACGAGACCTTCGGCCAGCTCGGCATCGCCATGCTCGCCGCGATCCTGCTGGTGTACGTGCTGCTGGTGTGGATCTTCAAGTCCCTGATCCAGCCGCTGATCCTGCTGGTCTCGATCCCCTTCGCGGCGATCGGCTCCCTCGGCCTGCTGATCATCACCGGTGTGCCGCTGGGCCTGCCCTCGATGATCGGCCTGCTGATGCTGGTCGGCATCGTGGTCACCAACGCGATCGTGCTCATCGACCTGGTGAACCAGTACCGCCGCGCGGGCATGGGCCTGGAGGCGGCGCTGCACCTCGGCGCCGCCAAGCGTCTGCGCCCGATCCTCATGACCGCCGCCGCGACGATCTTCGCGCTGATCCCGATGGCGCTCGGCATCACCGGCAACGGCGGCTTCATCGCCCAGCCGCTCGCGGTCGTGGTGATCGGCGGCCTGATCTCCTCGACCCTGCTCACCCTGGTCATCGTCCCGGTGCTGTACCGGATGACCGAGGGCCCGGGGGAGCGCAGGCGCCTGCGCGAGGAGGAGCGCATGGCCGGGCTGCGCGACCGCCGCGCGGGCGGCGGGTCGGCAGGCGGCGGGTCGGCGCGCGCCGGTTCGGCGGGTGTGTCGTCGGCCGACGGGCATGCGGCCGACGCGGCTGCGGCCGACGAGCCCTCCGCCTCCGCGCCGCGTCCCGCGGCGACCGCGACCGCGCAGCAGCGCGACCTCGCCCAGCGTCGCCCCGACCTGCGCAGCGGCGCCGCGTCGGCCGGAACGGCTGGCACGGCCGGGGCGGCAGGCACTGCCGGATCTTCGCCCCGTCGCTCCCTCAAGGAGCGCGGCGGCATCGTCGGCCTCGTGAAGAAGCGCCTCGGGCGCGACTGA